CTATGCGCTCGACGCGCCGGAACCAGCCCAGCAGGAAGCCGCAAACCATGCCGCCGGCCACGGCGAGCAGCAAACCGCTAATGGAGCGAACGGCGCTCGCGCCGATATGCGTCCACGCATCGCCGCTTTCGAAGAGCCGCGCGATGGCGAGCGCGACCTGCGAAGGCGGACTCAAATAAGCCGCGTTGACCACGCCGAGCCGGGGCAGCAGTTCCCACAACAGCAGGAAGGCGACGAGCGCGATGGAGCGCTCGACACCCACGGAAACACGCGCGATGGACGAGCGAACGCGCCCGCGCCGCGCACCGCGTGGCAGAAGAACCGGCGATTCGCAGACTGCGCCCGCGTCGGACATCGAATCGGACAGCGCATTAGACATGATGGACTTCCGGTAATGCGTGGGTTCGCGGCTTGGCGTCGAGTTCCGTGCTGAGGCTTTCCCATGCGCGCTGCCGCAACGCGACGAATGCCGGCGAGTGACGCAGCGCGGCGTCGCGCGGGCGCGGCAGGTCGACGTCGATGATCTCTTTCACGCGGCCGGGGCCACGGCCGAGTATGGCGATGCGATCGGAGAGAAAGATCGCTTCGTCGATGCTGTGCGTGACGAACACGACTGTCGTCGCGCTTTGTTCCCAGATTGCGAGCAATTCCTGCTGAAGCAATTCGCGCGTCTGCGCGTCGAGCGCGCCGAACGGCTCGTCCATGAGCAAAATCTCGGGACCATAGGCGAGCGCGCGTGCGATGGCCACACGCTGGCGCATGCCGCCGGACAGCTGATGCGGATAGTGATCCGCGAACTCCAGCAGGCCGACAAGGCGCAAAAAGCGCTCGGCCTCGCTGCGCCGCCCGGCGCGCTTCATGCCGCGAATTTCGAGCCCAGCTTCCACGTTCTTGCGCACGGTGCGCCATGGAAAGAGCGCATAGCCCTGAAACACGAAGCCGAGCTTTTGCCGCACGGCGCTCACCGGGTCTCCGTCCACGCGAATATCGCCGGACGTTGGCGGCGTGAGGCCGGCGAGCACGTTCAGGAACGTCGACTTGCCGCACCCGCTTGGACCCAGCAGCGAAAGGAATTCGCCTTCGTGTACGGCGAGATCGAAACGCTTGAGCACCGTATGGTGCGTGTCCGTTTGCGCGTTGGAATAGGTGAGCGAGAGATCGCGCGCGACGATCTTCTCGCGTAGCGCAGTGGTCGTGCTCACGAGCGTGTTCCGTTCGGCAATGGCGTTACACTGGCCTGGGCCTCGCCCTTCGCAAACGGATTGAAGTCATTCGTGTAGACATCCTTAACGTTGACCTTGCCCTTCGGAATCTTGCCGGCCTGTTCGAGAATGTCGATGTAGTACTGAATGGGCGGCTCCGTCACCACGAGATCCTTCACGTAGGCGTAGCGTTCCACGAGCCGGACGTCGATGCCAAGCCGCTCGGCCGTGAGCTTGCGCGCTTCGTCGGGATGCGCGTTGACCCAGTTGCCCGCCTTCGCGATAGCCGTGACGAAGTCGCGCACGGCCTGCGGGTGGGCGCGCGCGAACGCGCCGTTCACGCTATAGGGCGCCATGCCGCCGAGACCGTGATCTTCGTCCCAGTCGCTCCACAGCTTGCGCAATTGCGGATCGGCTTCGGCCGAACCGGAAAAGGGCGGATGAATGATCGCGACGTCCACGTTCTTCGTGACGAGCGCCTGCTCGGATTGATTGTCCGGCACGACGAGC
This genomic window from Paraburkholderia acidiphila contains:
- a CDS encoding ABC transporter ATP-binding protein, producing MSTTTALREKIVARDLSLTYSNAQTDTHHTVLKRFDLAVHEGEFLSLLGPSGCGKSTFLNVLAGLTPPTSGDIRVDGDPVSAVRQKLGFVFQGYALFPWRTVRKNVEAGLEIRGMKRAGRRSEAERFLRLVGLLEFADHYPHQLSGGMRQRVAIARALAYGPEILLMDEPFGALDAQTRELLQQELLAIWEQSATTVVFVTHSIDEAIFLSDRIAILGRGPGRVKEIIDVDLPRPRDAALRHSPAFVALRQRAWESLSTELDAKPRTHALPEVHHV